The Oncorhynchus clarkii lewisi isolate Uvic-CL-2024 chromosome 20, UVic_Ocla_1.0, whole genome shotgun sequence nucleotide sequence GGAGGCTTGAGTGGAGTCGACGCACTGATTAACTTTGAATTAcagactcagtgtgtgtgtgtgtgtgtgtgtgtgtgtgtgtaagggctgGTGACTCAAGGAGAGGGGGGTGGAAGAGAGAATTAGTCAACGGCAAAAGAGAGAGGACTTGAAGTGCACCATAaattacagactgtgtgtgtgtgtgtgtgtgtgtgtgtgtgtgtgtgtgtgtgtgtgtgtatgcgtgggaAGAGGCTGGCGACtcaaggggaggcagagagaattAGTCAGCGACAAAAGAAATGTCTTGAAGTGCACCATTAAGAGTTGTGTGGGATAAACATATCACATTTAAATCACGAGGCCAGAGCCACGGAACAACATAGGTCTGTAGTCGACATTAGCCTACAAATCCCCTAGCAGAGACAATGTGGATAACACAGAGTACTAGAAATGTTTCTATGCACACAATGTGTGCATTATATATCTTACTTTAAGAGCCATTCAGACTAAGTTTGTTTAAGGGTATATGAGGACATCAGACATGCATCTTGTGTACGTTATATGTTCCTGATGGCAGCCATTTACTCAAAGCAACTCTGCCATCTACTGGGGGAAGCAAGCATGTGCAACAAGGCATAAGACAGTTTCagatccctcacacacacacacacattcacacaacagAAATAAAttggacacacagacagaaagcgTCAGTTTGTGTTGCTGTATTGGCAGGTACAGATAAGCAGGTAGCTAAAACGCTACCCTCCAAACACTCACCACCACTTAGACAGCAGTACACATGTTAACCTACAAGTGTTTTGTCTAGTGTAATATAGGGCACAcatgacacactattccctatatagttcactgtaCAGAGCAGTGGTTACCCAAAGGGGGGGCGGGGTGAGGGGTCGGCAgccccccccaacaaaaaaaaaacacttgtaaTTTGTAATAGTTGAATGCAAAAGGTGCATTTTCGatattgggtagtgcatcattagttcctcttgtcatgtcagtcattgcatacaTTAGAGAGCTATTTCTAACCTATttataaataacccatgtcagctaatgttttttagcccatagattttgTTGTAATTTTTGAGttactcaaatatcacatgaatacacattaggcTCTGCAAAATGTctataattgcaggaaataagcgtTTACAACTCTctgccaacaagaggggtgtgaacacttgGTGTCATGAACAATGCTTGTGCCATTGTGAGATGTTCTCCAACGCTGGAAGGGGgcctgagtgaaaaagtttgggaacctctGGTATagagaatagtgtgccatttgagactTGGACCTAGATATGGCAGTAATAACCAAGGCACCAGAGGCAGTCATCGTACAGTACTACAGGAATCCCTTTTCTTTCCTGTGAGATAGTTCCCTGTCTGAGGTCATCCAATAAACTTTTCGTCAGCTTTTTGACGTGTGtagaaaaatacaaaacaaactcCCTCCACAGCTGTATGTGGTCTGACGGCCACAAGGTGGTGCTGTTGTGTCTGTTTTTAATAAGAACAGCGGCAAGGCAATAGTCacatttaacccccccccccttctctctttaaGTCTTTATGCTTTGAAAGTGACAGGTCACTCGCTAGCAATGTCCATATAAACAAAATCAAATGGAGACAGATCAACAGTTGTTAAGATCAACAGTTATTTTTCCAAGATTGGCAATCTTCACATCCAATGTCCTGAATACTACACCAAATATGGCCGCCGGTCTGGTCCATGCCGTGACGTTGCTTAGAGTCTTGTTCACCAGCCGACCCTTTTGTCCTGCTATCCTGGCGCGTGAGGCTATAGTTCTTTGAGATTGTCCATTCTAGTCATTGAAATTGTACAGTCAAAGGCCTGGTCAGTGGAGGTGGGCGTTGAGGTCGTACTTGTCACAGAACTTGTCAGTGAGGGGAATACAGGTGAGGTACTCACACCACTCACACTTGACCGGGTGTATGTAGAACAGTACAGCCAGTCCTGAGAAGAGACCCAGGAACACCAACAGGAAAACACAGATCTGGACACGCTTACGGTACATGTCCGAACGGCCAAAACTGGAAAAAATAAGGAGAATAAGATCATAAAATCAATATTAGTGTTTTAAGTGTATTAAAGGGTATAGCATAACCTTGAGGACATATTTAATTTCAATGTAAttacaaaatatataaaaatgttacCCAAAGTAACTTAAAGTTACAGTAAAACCTAATATATTCAGGTATATAAGGCCGCAAACCCAGAACCACCTGAGCCATTTACATCTGAgccacattattatttttttttaagtagttCAAAGCGCTTTATATTACATACACAAAAAATCCCCCAAATATTACCAAATCAAACCAGCTCTCACCTGATGTATGGCAGAAAGGCGAAGGAGAGGAAGAGTCCAGAGATGAATCCGGAGATGTGGGCGAAGTTGTCTATCCAGGGCAGCATGCCAAAGGAGAAGAGAAAAATGACGACACACAACAGCTTGGTGAAAGCCCTCCACGGACGCTCCAGGATCTGCCAGCTCTGGAACAGCTCAACAAAGAGACAGGCCAGGATACCAAACTGAGAGCCAGCTGGACCCAcctggggaggaagggggagagggagcaggagaacagaaagagagacacacacattgtGTCATATTGGCAGTTAAATACTTAGCCTCCTGCCACCTAAGGGACAGCCAGTGGAAtgacaacaaaacaaaataaatgacATTTGAGATTCTTGTTTAGTATGGCTGCATAGCATCATAAACAAACACATATCCCATAATTACACCAGTGATATCACTAGACCTATATGATCAGTGAATCTACAGTACTGTACCTCTGCTCTGTAGGGTAGGAAGATGGCGCTGGCCAGGTTGCCAGTGATGCCAGAGACGATGTAGATGATAGAGATCCTCAGCCAGCCGGCCAGCTTCTCTAAGTCCCTCAGGATGGTCATCTGGAAGAGCACCGACACCAGGCAGTGCAGGATCCTACAGCGATACAAATgagcaaataaataaagatatggAGAGTCTCAGCAGGTTACAAACGACATTATTTTCCAATAGGGTCTGGCTCCAGCAGATGCATTTTCACGCCACAGACACTGTGAGACATACAACATGAGACAGGAGGTTGGTGCCAGAGAGGATGATGCGTTACCGCCCCCAACAGCACGGGTGGTGAAATGACATGTATTATTAGAAGCTACCGAGCCTAGCTAGTATGTACTCACTAGCTGCACAAGTAACAGTGGTTAACAGAGCTAGTGTGTCGACTGGTATGTGTGAAGCACACTAACGCCCTGGAACAAAGCTGACTCGCAATACACAAGACAAACAAACGTCTACAGGTTGCGCATTCACAGAACATTTGAGACGCAAAAATACGATTTTCTGCCCAAATACAGTAGCTTCCTAATTTATTCATGATGTTTGACACAGCATGCAGGACATTGTGCAGGACAAAGTTTAAACATATTGAACACAACTTGTCTAATACCATTTACTATtttacatatatacagtaccagtcaaaagtttggacatacctactcattcaagagtttttctttatttgtacaaagaaaaaccctggaatgagtagatgtgtccaaactttttactggtattATATATATCTTAGTTTCCCCccctttttttaaactttaaaaacaaactcacacacaaacaatgactacatctcaTCTGCCCGGACCCGCATGCTTACACCCCAATCGCTAGTGCCTGCATTATTGTTTGCCACTTGGCCTTAAATTTTACCACGGTCGCTCATGCTATTTCAATAATAAATCATTGGATTTTTCCATTGTGTCAATGATGGCGGATTGATTGACTTCCAAGTATTTAGTATACgttttttcaagatgagtgatgagaagagaatcaTCCAGCTCACCAggtatctcactacacccccatatTCCATGTCTTCAAATATGCAGACCAACGGATCAAAAGTAAGTTTACATTGTAGTACTTCCTGTAATACAGCCAACTTTCTAGCCCCGCCCACAACTTCCAGACTTGATAGcattcccagaaagcatggattattgagtcattattaGTTTTACACTTGAGACATCGACTCTGAAATGTGTGAATTTTATCTCTTGTATAATAAATGCTATACATTCGTTTATACTGGATTGAGCGTACGTTTCATCATTTCTTTAATTATGCTccaactttccctccatcttgtgaCAACATCAGTTCTTTTGAAAAAAAAATTCTAAGAGATTGTCATTTGGATATGCTCTACgcaaggttttgtatatcttcCCTATCAAATGAACATACCTTTCTGACTCAAATAAGATTCCCACAATGTTGCTCTGATGTCTTACAGATTTAAAACTGAAATTTTGTGATATGTAACTTTTAAGTTGGATGTATTTGAAACGATCTACACTGGTCaatccaaaatgactttttaattctgtcatggaaataaatcTATTTCCTGTTACAAAGTCATTTACGGATTCTATGCCTTTACttttccatgtggaccaatttaTCTGGTAAtttctgaaaagctatccaaggattgtACCATAGggttgtgtttttagggagtcatattggttcttgtagaatacgtttcattttcttccatattgttgTAGTGTTCTTAACGATGAAGTTGTTCATGTTCTTAGTTTAACCCTTTAAAAATTGACACATAAAAAAGATTCTAATGAATATTCTTTACAGAGAAACACTACTCACCCTGcatggaggaatagagagagccAGAGTCTGTAGAACTGGTCTGGGATCTCGGGGTTGAGGAAAGGAAGCAGgccacacacatcatccatacagGCCACCTGGGAGCAGAGAGTGGCGTCCTCGTGGAAGTAGCCCTTCATAAAGTCACAGTACTCTCTGGACGTGATCTCGCACCTGAATAGTGAACACACAAGACAATCCATTACAACATCAACTACCTATATCTGTGAAGACTGAGGGAACTGAACAGCATAAAGTACAGGCTCCTCAGCAACACACTTTCAAAACATAGTTCATTGTTTCAATAAGTCATTTAGCAGGGATCATGAACTAGatattttcttgagcggatgCTCAGgaggccagaacataattacaaatcatttataGACCGCAGATTGACCACAAGAAGCCTAAACAgatgactaaaacataatcactATACAATCACatatacagctctggaaaaaattatcctcacagtgggtgcgagacctggagaggcctacaagccacagtgtctcgcacccactgtgaaatttggtggaggatcggtgatgatctgggggttcttcagcaaggctggaatcgggcagatttgtctttgtgaaagacgcatgaatcaagccacgtacaaggttgtcctggaagagaacttgcttccttctgctctgacaatgttccccaactctgaggattggTTTTTCAAGCAGGAGaatgctccatgccacacagacaggtcaatcaaggtgtggatggatgaccaccagatcaagaccctgtcatggccagcccgatctccagacctgaaccccattgaaaacctctggaatgtgatcaagaggaagatggatggtcacaCGCCATCAAACAAAGCCAAGCTGCTTGAATCTTTGCACCAGGAGTGGCATAAAAACACCtaacatcaatgtgaaagactggtggagagtatgccaagacgcatgaaagctgtgattgaaaatcagggttattccaccaaatattgatttctgaactcttcctaagttaaaacattagtattgtgttgtttagAAATGAATACGAACGTATTCTGGCAACACGGTCTGGCAACACTgcatattttttgttattttgaccagttgtaaataaatgctctaaattaCAATATTTGtatttggaatttgggagaaataTTGTCAGTAGTttacagaatatatatattttttttcattttaccTAAACACATACGTATAAATAGTAAAATCAGAGAAACGGATACttttgcagtggtctcttcaTTTTTTCTAGAGCTGTATCTTTATATTATGCGTAAAAATACTTTGGAATAGATTTCCAAAATGttaatcacttggagctgattttccAACCCTTTTCCAGTATTATATGTCCAacaataattgtaaaaaaaaaagttaaaaaaaaagaaaatcagaATAATTGAGGGGCCAGTTGAGGAAACTCATATAGTATTCACCACTACCGTGCAGTTTGTGGAGGGTACTGTCTGTCCTCACCTCCCTTTGGTCCCAATGCAGCATGGCCGTCCGGTGATGGCACAGTCTATGTGGGGGAGGTTAGTGTGGTTGCCTGGGTTGTACCTGGTACACACTGGCCACTTGGTGATGTCATCAGGCCACTCATGAGGCGACACAGAGGCTGGCTCCAGGCATATTCTGaaaagagaggaacagaggaaagaACATATAATGTATAGAGGGAAGAGGAgataaagaagaagagagggagatggatgaagaggagagagagaagcagtttATTACCTGGGGTCCTGGTGGCAGACTGAGCCGTGCTGACGgaccttcccctccaggagaggAGCACTGGGGTGATGAGGCCACTTCACCCACACTGCTAGAGTAGACTGGAGagggagaacagggggagagagagacaggggtgaaTTGCTGCAGATTGTAGGATATTAAATATAATATGACTGTAACAGTAGTGGAACACCAGGGTAACTCACAGAGCACTCCTCCTGTGAGGTCTGAAGACAGCCGGAGCGGTCGTTCCTCACACAGCAGGCTGACtcccgctctcttcctctcttctcttggaTCAGGTCATGGACCTGCTGGTCCTGACGCATGCAGGGGGAGAACTTAGCCCCCAGGTGGATTAGCGCCTCCTGCAGGTCAGGGGGAGGGTGTACAGTCAGAACACAGACAAGGGGCTCTATTTTCGGCTGGCGCTACGGCAGCACAAGTGCCAAACGCAAGTTTGTTTTGACATTACAGCATGTAAAAACAGATACTCTGGCATTTTGCACCACATGCGCCAGGTTCAGCAATTTACCTGTCTCATATCAATTTACCTGTCTCATATCAATGTACCTGTCTAATATCAATTTACCTGTCTCATATCAATTTACCTGTCTCATATCAATTTACCTGTCTCATATCAATTTACCTGTCTAATATCAATTTACCTGTCTCATCAATTTACCTGTCTCATATCAATTTACCTGTCTCATATCAATTTACCTGTCTAATATCAATTTACCTGTCTCATATCAATTTACCTGTCTCATATCAATTTACCTGTCTCATATCAATTTACCTGTCTCATATCAATTTACCTGTCTCATATCAATGTACCTGTCTCATATCAATTTACCTGTCTCATATCAATTTACCTGTCTCATATCAATTTACCTGTCTAATATCAATTTACCTGTCTCATATCAATTTACCTGTCTCATATCAATTTACCTGTCTAATATCAATTTACCTGTCTCATATCAATGTACCTGTCTAATATCAATTTACCTGTCTCATATCAATTTACCTGTCTAATATCAATTTACCTGTCTAATATCAATTTACCTGTCTAATATCAATTTACCTATCTAATATCAGCTAGCTTGCGCTGAGGTAGGAATATTTGTGGTATGTCCTTGAAAACAAGCGCAAAAGCAGGGGTTGGAAtcagttcagggaacagaactgaaaaggaacagaatcagaaccggGAACAAAAGTGATCTATACTTTTCCGGGAaacagaaccattattttaaaagcatgggaaccggttaataacaTTATTTAACGTTCCAGGCATTTTTTTTTGTCCCACAAAAAGCGCAACAAAGCAGCTATGCAaagccctccctctgtctctcagaaacttcttccagtgtctgcctgccagcaGAAAATCTTTGTCAGAGTGCGTGCGtgtttaggctacctgcccctcccctctgaagcataggctcctgtagcctactgacattaCAAGCATGATTCAGAATTCTGGTGCCggtctgcacacacaagcttgttaggtCCAACATTAAGCCATTTCTCTGAAgatcaaagacattcaaagttcctccatagaagctgCACCTCCGTAGGTATtattctgtgggcctaattcagatagtGCATGTCAAAACAAGATCCCCAGTGCTTCAAGCCAAACGTCCTTCTccaccctctcttgctctctccccacCCGTAAAAGTTTAGTCGCATCTCATGCCCTACACTTTTCTTTCCATCACACATGTAACTATAGACTgcctgctccatagcaagctgctatatccgcactgattggtgaagtaaatCTGGTCGGAACAGTGGAAAGAACCCCCAgaaaataatggttctgttcaAAAAGTATTTTGCTTCCAACCCCTGGAGCGCATATCGAGAGATGTAAGACCAACGAAAAGCAGGTATTAGCGGTAACGCGGTTGGTAATGGCATGGATTTTGTGAGCGAAAGCGCAGCCCATCCAGCTGTGACACACAGTTCCCTTATGCTCATGGAACAAGAACGGAGATGTGCTTTTTGGGCCGGAAACCCTCCGTATTAATAAACATCTTAAGCACCAAAGTTGTATTAAAAGATTCAGTTTGGGAGCAGCATAACAGAGAGTTATGCTACCAGCGCTATGACTTACCATCGGGTACAGTTTGTTAAAATACAACACAGAGTCTCATAGCTGACATATCGGTTTAAATGATCAAATGAAGTCCGTTAGCCGAAAAAAAAGTTACACTTACAGAATTTGGTCCCACCCAGAAGTTTTCTTGTTGCACAAACTTTACATTTTCATAAACACCTTTATTTCTCAATACCtaaagagagacaggggagaagcCAGACGTCTTTACGAAGTGACATGCAAAGACATAACACATTGACGCAACGGATCACGCATCACATTGTAGCAAAGACTATACAACCATCACTGTAACATTCATAACGCAAACTACGTTATATAACAGTCACTGTACTGACCGAGTCGACGGTCTCGTGCTGGGAGAAGCCCACAGGGGCGATGCCGTAGAGACAAACAGTCAGGATGGTGATTAACAGGTGGACAAATGTGATCCAGTAGGTAAAGAAAggcctgcgcacacacacacacagagagagagacagacacacacacaatatcaataCGGTATATCACATAGTACAACAGCTTGCCTCGTCTGTTAGAAAAACTATCTCAGTATGTCAGCGTGGACTTCACACGGACAACAGCTGCATCCACTAGGATAGGAGTTAGTAATGTATGACAACAACTGTGTAAACCATTGTTTCCCACATGGTGTGCTGGGACTCGACCATCTGTTACTGAGTCACACAGTCCTGGTTTGTTTATTAATCTAGAGGCCAGGCCAGTCACAGAAATTAGGTGCTTTCTATTATCCGTGATGACTCATACTGTATCTTATCTGGGGCAACCTCAGACACAGCTCCGACCTCCACTACAGATGTGGCTGAGCTCTTCTCCTGTAGTGTGATTAAATCTTAGACATGTTTGACAGTGCGACTATGTGACCATGCCAGAGTTGAAGTCAAATGCATAGCAATGTAGCAAGTTCAGAATTCCACATTGAAATGAAAGAATCTGAAAATCTTCATTGACAATAAAGTGTACCTGTGGTCGTCCATGTCCTCTATCTGCTGCTGGACGAAGCTGTCGATGCGTTTGCGGTAGGTTCTGTTAGTGAGCCGTCCCACCATCCCTAGGCCGTAGGGCCTCTTCTCCCTGGCGAAGAGCTTCTTGACGGGCACTGTGATCCGCTGGCCCCGTCGCTGCCCACTCACACTCACCACCTCCTGGCGCAGACGCACCTTGGGCTGGACCTGAGACAGTCCAGGTTCTTTACCTTTACGCCAGCCCCGCTCCAGGGGCCTGTGGAGTGaagtggagtgggagagagagagagagagagagggagagatgtgtgttAAGTGAAACTGGCTACAGTAGCAGCAACAACTTGCGTGTGtgatgtctgtgtgttccacTCACAGCATCAGGTGACTCCTCTCCAGTTCGTTCTTGTCCAAGGCGCCACCTGTGAGGTCACTCTCATCCACTGCTGTGTTAGactcctcctctttaatggcgGCCTCAGACGGAGAATCAAACACATCGTCTGCATAGGTAGACagctcctcatctcctctcctcagacCATCctgcatggaggaggagaaggaggagaaggagcaggaggaggagcaggaggaggaggaggaggagcaggaggaggaggagaaggaaaagaGATGAAGAGGGACAGGAGGAACTGTGCGAGTATGCTATCTGTGCGTGAATGTGtgatgggatgtgtgtgtgttactcactcTAGCAAAGAAGGAGGTGTCCAGCTCGTCAGGGAAGTCCACTGTGTCGTCCTCCAGGAAACTCACTGGCATGAAGCTCCGCCTGCGACACCGCCGGGCagcgccctccctctctctcaccgtaCGGCCCTGacacacaccatcatcatcatcatcgtcatcattatCACTGTCATCATCATCACGTTGTCATCATCATTACCTTTGTTGTAACCGCTAATAAATACTCTCTGATGCACATTTATTGCATGATATTACATTACTGTTGTGTGTGACAATGAGACCATGacgggtcaattccatttcaattccgtCAATTCAAGAAGGGAATTCAATTTCAAatagaaatggaattgaccccaacccggGATCAAAAACACATCCGGTAAACAGCATCCCCAAAGCCCCAGACCAGTGTCCTCTCTGACTCCTGACAACCATCTGTGGCCAGTGGCCATGATGATTATGATGCTTTGACCTCTTGAGGCGGGATTAGCCCTGCAGCGTTCAATGTTTCAGTTCCAGAATACACAGTATTCTACTGgctaacagacacacagctgagcattctgactggaggaCGGGACTGACAGCAGGGTTATCCTAATGCCATCTGTTAatgtatgtgtcccaaatggcaccctattccctatttagtgcacaacTTTCAACcaaggtaccctattccctatttagtgcactacttttaaccagggcaccctattccctatttagtgccagggccccggtcaaaagtagtgcactaaataatagggaatagggtgccatttgggatagggTGCCACATTGTCTCCCTCCCCAGCCTAGTCATCTACCTATGTGCCCCCCACCACCCTGCCTGACAccacaggacaggagagaggaacagcctctgtactgtactgttacacCAAAGCCTAATCCTACAATACAAGCCTGAGCTCAACTTTTACATAACACTGACATTGGTAATCGTCCTATACGATATAAACATACACatactctgtgtgtttgtgcttgtgtgcgtgtgcgcgtgcgtttGTGTGTCCATAAGCAGGCTACAGTAAACTGGGGTTGTGTGATTAAGTCTCTCAATAACCATTTTGGGCAAAGAGATCAATGCCTAGAACAAACAACGCAATCCAGTAGGGTTCTGCTGTGTTTAGTTGCGTTGTATTGTGCCACCATTAACAAAGACACAGAGCAGAAACTGTTCAATGACCAGAGTCATATCAGACAGTCAGCATCTAAGAGGTACTGACACTACAGAGACTAAGGTGTTTGCATACTTGGCTTGAGATAGTAAATATGAGTCAAGGTGACTCCCAATGATGCATTTAGTTAGATCAAAGCAGTGTCTGTTACTAGAACTGTTTTATCTCAGCTGCTGGAGTATCGGGGATGATTCATCAACAGTACAGTGGTAAACATGCGGGAAACACATCTgctccctgcacacacacacacacacacacacacacacacacacacacacacacacacacacacacacacacacacacacacacacatcttcatgcacacactcacacaaacacacacacaaacactctgatcctcatgcacacacacacacacacacactctgatcttcatgcacacacactcacacaaacactctgatcctcatgcacacacacacacaaacacactctgatcttcatgcacacacactcacacaaacacacacacaaacactctgatcctcatgcacacacacacacacacaaacaaacacgcacacacacacgcgcgcacacacacacactctgatcctcatgcacacacacacacacacactctgatccTCACTGTTGACAATGTCTTTGCGACACACCTTAACCAGCGCTGCGGCGGCCTTGAAGCTCATGACGGCGACCGACTCTCGCTTGCGTCGCCGCGGTAACCTGTTGAGTGCGGAGCGCGAGCTGGAAaaggagcagagagaggcggCACCAGGGGTGATGGGGGTCTGGGGTACGCTGTAACCATCTACCTCCTCCACCATGCGGAATGCACGGCCCCGCGCCAGGGGGtccacaatctacacacacagaggcagacaCTGTAATGTCCCATGGGATTGTAAACACCACGGAGCCAAGAATATCCTTTTAGGTTATTTGGTGGTGAACTCACTTGAATAGTTACAACAATGGGGCTCTGCTAAGAGGCTACATGACAGGTCAAGTTCACGGTCATATCAATACACAGGTTACCATAGTGATGGACCTCTAATAGTTGCATTACTCCATGTATTAATACGCTCATCAGCTTACATCACAGAAACAAAAAccacaaacaagcaaaatgtcaaTTCTGATATCTATTTGGAATTGTATTGAATAACATCATTGTTCCCAAGGGAGAGACATAGGATTGATATTGGGTAAAGAAACACAACACATGACATATGCACATATGTATGgcaagagacagagaaagagagagatatacagagagtcTAGGAATGTATAGCATGTCTGTGGGCGGC carries:
- the LOC139376720 gene encoding inactive rhomboid protein 1 isoform X3, which translates into the protein MAEPGQPQESSSLQRKKPPWLRVDIPPQLSLDEPSTFIQPVKRQGFLRSVSMPGENIQSGIATFDPSNYLQPPLQRQPSITQTIKRGTADWFGVSKENDSTQRWRRKSLQHCNLRYGRLKAQVMREMELSSQDNLSLTSTETPPPLYLPPHHHHPHHPYAMQRIVDPLARGRAFRMVEEVDGYSVPQTPITPGAASLCSFSSSRSALNRLPRRRKRESVAVMSFKAAAALVKGRTVREREGAARRCRRRSFMPVSFLEDDTVDFPDELDTSFFARDGLRRGDEELSTYADDVFDSPSEAAIKEEESNTAVDESDLTGGALDKNELERSHLMLPLERGWRKGKEPGLSQVQPKVRLRQEVVSVSGQRRGQRITVPVKKLFAREKRPYGLGMVGRLTNRTYRKRIDSFVQQQIEDMDDHRPFFTYWITFVHLLITILTVCLYGIAPVGFSQHETVDSVLRNKGVYENVKFVQQENFWVGPNSEALIHLGAKFSPCMRQDQQVHDLIQEKRGRERESACCVRNDRSGCLQTSQEECSSTLAVWVKWPHHPSAPLLEGKVRQHGSVCHQDPRICLEPASVSPHEWPDDITKWPVCTRYNPGNHTNLPHIDCAITGRPCCIGTKGRCEITSREYCDFMKGYFHEDATLCSQVACMDDVCGLLPFLNPEIPDQFYRLWLSLFLHAGILHCLVSVLFQMTILRDLEKLAGWLRISIIYIVSGITGNLASAIFLPYRAEVGPAGSQFGILACLFVELFQSWQILERPWRAFTKLLCVVIFLFSFGMLPWIDNFAHISGFISGLFLSFAFLPYISFGRSDMYRKRVQICVFLLVFLGLFSGLAVLFYIHPVKCEWCEYLTCIPLTDKFCDKYDLNAHLH
- the LOC139376720 gene encoding inactive rhomboid protein 1 isoform X2; translated protein: MAEPGQPQESSSLQRKKPPWLRVDIPPQLSLDEPSTFIQPVKRQGFLRSVSMPGENIQSGIATFDPSNYLQPPLQRQPSITQTIKSEKRVHFKRVNTVPPKGQRGPRRVSVLRRRSCVPKLVTRRRSSIPKQIIKGTADWFGVSKENDSTQRWRRKSLQHCNLRYGRLKAQIVDPLARGRAFRMVEEVDGYSVPQTPITPGAASLCSFSSSRSALNRLPRRRKRESVAVMSFKAAAALVKGRTVREREGAARRCRRRSFMPVSFLEDDTVDFPDELDTSFFARDGLRRGDEELSTYADDVFDSPSEAAIKEEESNTAVDESDLTGGALDKNELERSHLMLPLERGWRKGKEPGLSQVQPKVRLRQEVVSVSGQRRGQRITVPVKKLFAREKRPYGLGMVGRLTNRTYRKRIDSFVQQQIEDMDDHRPFFTYWITFVHLLITILTVCLYGIAPVGFSQHETVDSVLRNKGVYENVKFVQQENFWVGPNSEALIHLGAKFSPCMRQDQQVHDLIQEKRGRERESACCVRNDRSGCLQTSQEECSSTLAVWVKWPHHPSAPLLEGKVRQHGSVCHQDPRICLEPASVSPHEWPDDITKWPVCTRYNPGNHTNLPHIDCAITGRPCCIGTKGRCEITSREYCDFMKGYFHEDATLCSQVACMDDVCGLLPFLNPEIPDQFYRLWLSLFLHAGILHCLVSVLFQMTILRDLEKLAGWLRISIIYIVSGITGNLASAIFLPYRAEVGPAGSQFGILACLFVELFQSWQILERPWRAFTKLLCVVIFLFSFGMLPWIDNFAHISGFISGLFLSFAFLPYISFGRSDMYRKRVQICVFLLVFLGLFSGLAVLFYIHPVKCEWCEYLTCIPLTDKFCDKYDLNAHLH
- the LOC139376720 gene encoding inactive rhomboid protein 1 isoform X1 encodes the protein MAEPGQPQESSSLQRKKPPWLRVDIPPQLSLDEPSTFIQPVKRQGFLRSVSMPGENIQSGIATFDPSNYLQPPLQRQPSITQTIKSEKRVHFKRVNTVPPKGQRGPRRVSVLRRRSCVPKLVTRRRSSIPKQIIKGTADWFGVSKENDSTQRWRRKSLQHCNLRYGRLKAQVMREMELSSQDNLSLTSTETPPPLYLPPHHHHPHHPYAMQRIVDPLARGRAFRMVEEVDGYSVPQTPITPGAASLCSFSSSRSALNRLPRRRKRESVAVMSFKAAAALVKGRTVREREGAARRCRRRSFMPVSFLEDDTVDFPDELDTSFFARDGLRRGDEELSTYADDVFDSPSEAAIKEEESNTAVDESDLTGGALDKNELERSHLMLPLERGWRKGKEPGLSQVQPKVRLRQEVVSVSGQRRGQRITVPVKKLFAREKRPYGLGMVGRLTNRTYRKRIDSFVQQQIEDMDDHRPFFTYWITFVHLLITILTVCLYGIAPVGFSQHETVDSVLRNKGVYENVKFVQQENFWVGPNSEALIHLGAKFSPCMRQDQQVHDLIQEKRGRERESACCVRNDRSGCLQTSQEECSSTLAVWVKWPHHPSAPLLEGKVRQHGSVCHQDPRICLEPASVSPHEWPDDITKWPVCTRYNPGNHTNLPHIDCAITGRPCCIGTKGRCEITSREYCDFMKGYFHEDATLCSQVACMDDVCGLLPFLNPEIPDQFYRLWLSLFLHAGILHCLVSVLFQMTILRDLEKLAGWLRISIIYIVSGITGNLASAIFLPYRAEVGPAGSQFGILACLFVELFQSWQILERPWRAFTKLLCVVIFLFSFGMLPWIDNFAHISGFISGLFLSFAFLPYISFGRSDMYRKRVQICVFLLVFLGLFSGLAVLFYIHPVKCEWCEYLTCIPLTDKFCDKYDLNAHLH